In Zingiber officinale cultivar Zhangliang chromosome 1A, Zo_v1.1, whole genome shotgun sequence, a genomic segment contains:
- the LOC122005738 gene encoding putative leucine-rich repeat receptor-like serine/threonine-protein kinase At2g24130 has product MDLGEGGLHLKRRLPSTFCLLDSLSIILLQDNKLDGTIPSNISNLQNLTFLELSDNLLEGPIPVELFLIRNLERVWLSRNNLDGEIPSIPANITTRLGVLDISQNHLDGRIPSSISNLQAMRFLQLSENFLRGTIPSSLVQVAALSTMTRIFSLSHNLLEGELPSSCFTAAVQELKQLNLSFNQFSGSLPHGGIFDALTFDSLKGNKFCETEGYLNCSSRTSSIAHRKEFILLLSITASVLFTLIIFCTVATKPFRGTALGLSRYPFELISDHPRITYRELWEATGGFDQTRLIGSGGFGHVYKGTLRDGSFIAIKVLHQHDHNSSRIFNRECRVLKRVRHRNLMSIITTCSNPEFKAIVLTFMSRGSLEDYLHPRGDSETFLSLTEIVNICSDIAEGMTYLHSHALVQVIHCDLKPSNILLDDDMTAIVSDFDIARLAYAPADRSATVDSISTSTDTFLHGSVGYVAPEYGYGRQASAKGDVYSYGVIVLEMVTRKRPTDEMFERGVSLISWVKY; this is encoded by the exons ATGGATCTTGGGGAGGGAGGACTTCACCTCAAACGTAGACTTCCCTCAACATTTTGTCTCTTAGATAGTCTTTCCATAATCCTTCTGCAAGACAACAAACTAGATGGAACAATACCGTCCAACATTTCAAATCTTCAAAACTTGACTTTTCTGGAACTTTCCGATAATCTATTAGAAGGCCCTATTCCAGTTGAACTGTTCCTCATCCGAAATTTAGAGAGGGTGTGGCTTTCTAGAAACAATCTAGATGGTGAAATTCCTTCTATTCCTGCTAATATCACGACTCGCCTTGGAGTTCTGGACATATCACAGAACCATCTTGACGGTAGAATACCATCATCTATATCAAATTTGCAAGCAATGAGATTCTTGCAATTGTCTGAGAACTTCCTTAGGGGAACAATACCTTCAAGCCTGG TACAAGTTGCAGCCCTGAGCACAATGACCCGGATCTTTAGCTTGTCACATAACTTGTTAGAAGGAGAACTGCCAAG TTCCTGTTTCACTGCAGCAGTGCAAGAACTAAAGCAGCTTAACCTATCGTTCAACCAGTTTAGTGGCTCTCTGCCTCATGGTGGTATATTTGATGCTTTGACCTTCGATTCACTCAAGGGAAACAAATTTTGCGAGACAGAAGGATATCTAAATTGCAGCTCAAGGACGAGTAGCATAGCACACAGGAAGGAGTTCATCCTATTGCTGAGTATCACTGCCTCAGTACTTTTCACTCTCATCATTTTCTGCACCGTAGCAACCAAACCTTTCAGAGGTACAGCATTGGGTCTGAGTAGGTACCCTTTTGAATTGATTAGTGATCATCCAAGAATAACTTACAGAGAACTCTGGGAGGCCACAGGAGGATTTGATCAAACCAGATTGATAGGGTCTGGTGGCTTCGGACATGTTTACAAAGGCACACTAAGGGATGGAAGTTTCATTGCCATTAAGGTATTACATCAACATGACCACAAttcttctcggatattcaacagAGAGTGTCGAGTTTTGAAAAGAGTTCGACATAGAAACTTGATGAGCATCATCACAACTTGCAGCAATCCAGAATTCAAAGCTATAGTGCTAACTTTCATGAGTAGAGGTAGTCTAGAAGACTATCTGCACCCTAGAGGAGATTCTGAGACATTTCTGAGCCTGACTGAAATAGTGAACATTTGCAGTGATATAGCAGAGGGGATGACATACTTGCACAGTCATGCACTAGTTCAGGTGATACACTGTGATCTTAAACCAAGCAACATTCTCCTCGATGATGATATGACTGCAATAGTTTCAGATTTTGACATTGCTAGACTGGCTTATGCACCCGCAGATAGAAGTGCAACAGTCGATAGCATTTCTACTTCAACGGACACTTTTCTGCATGGATCAGTTGGGTATGTTGCTCCAG AGTACGGGTATGGTAGACAAGCATCTGCAAAAGGGGATGTCTATAGCTATGGCGTTATTGTGCTGGAAATGGTCACTAGAAAAAGACCAACAGATGAAATGTTTGAAAGGGGTGTGAGCTTAATCAGTTGGGTGAAGTACTAG
- the LOC122005734 gene encoding receptor-like protein 53 — MGGRVIRLQLYNASLHGTISQFLSNLSQLQTLDLSHNSLHGTIPDEISSLSNLARLDLSGNHLRSGIPTCPGMLANLIYLNLWDNPLGGNLSTYKFHNWTRLEFLDITHINLYGPIPPHMGNHLQQLQMLFLGENNLTGSIPSSLSNISKLQRIDLSFNSLCGSILAGLGFLSNLSRLGLSNNKLKQGIPDNFGMLSKLVFFDLSANELDGYLPTSIFYNCTLLETIHLSDNAFNSPIPPQIGSHLHALRETATCKQ, encoded by the coding sequence ATGGGAGGGAGGGTAATTCGACTCCAACTCTATAACGCATCTTTGCATGGAACCATCTCGCAATTTCTATCCAATCTTTCTCAACTTCAAACCCTTGATCTATCACACAATTCCCTCCACGGTACCATTCCTGATGAGATAAGTTCCTTATCCAACCTTGCTAGGCTTGATCTTAGTGGTAATCATTTGCGAAGCGGAATACCTACTTGTCCTGGCATGCTTGCAAATCTTATTTACTTGAACCTTTGGGATAACCCACTAGGTGGAAATCTTTCCACCTATAAATTCCACAATTGGACCCGGTTAGAATTTTTGGACATTACCCATATTAATTTGTACGGTCCAATTCCTCCACACATGGGCAATCACCTTCAACAGCTGCAAATGCTTTTTCTTGGCGAAAACAATTTGACAGGGAGCATTCCTTCTTCTCTCTCCAACATATCCAAGCTTCAACGCATTGATCTATCATTCAATTCCCTATGCGGATCCATTCTTGCTGGGCTAGGGTTTTTGTCTAACCTAAGCAGACTTGGCCTCAGCAATAACAAACTGAAACAAGGAATACCAGATAATTTTGGCATGCTTTCAAAGTTAGTGTTTTTTGACCTTTCTGCAAATGAGCTCGATGGCTACCTTCCTACCTCCATTTTCTACAACTGTACCTTGTTGGAAACAATACACCTTTCCGATAATGCCTTCAACAGTCCTATTCCTCCACAGATAGGATCTCATCTTCATGCTCTACGAGAAACTGCTACTTGCAAACAATAG
- the LOC122038153 gene encoding putative leucine-rich repeat receptor-like serine/threonine-protein kinase At2g24130 has product MNYSNPAKVHILLFFLLSVLLLNQRLHLDAADNNDRGALLEFKRGLQDSDSVLSDWNSSAQICLWKGISCGKGGRVIRLQLYNASLHGTISPFLSNLSQLQTLDLSHNSLHGSIPDEIGSLSNLARLDLSSNHLGSEIPTCLGMLANLVYLNLWDNPLGGNLSTYKFHNWTRLEFLDITHSNLYGPIPPQMGNHLQRLEMLFLGENNLTGSIPSSLSNISKLQRLDLSFNSLCGSIPAGLGFLSNLSRLGLSNNKLKQGIPDNFGMLSKLVFFDLSANELDGYLPTSIFYNCTLLETIHLSDNAFSGPIPPQIGSHLRALRELLLANNSLTGAFPPSLANATSLERIYLDYNHLNGPLPSDIIAQLPALEILFISYNNFSSEENLTYFLTAISNLTQLMDLGAGGLHLKGRLPSTFCLLDSLSIILLQDNKLDGTIPSNISNLQNLTFLRLSDNLLEGPIPVELFLIRNLERVWLSRNNLDGQIPSIPANITTRLGVLDISQNHLDGRIPSSISNLQAMRFLQLSENFLGGPIPSSLGSMKLEHLDLSYNYLSGQLPVQVAALSTMTWIFSLSHNLLEGELPRQLSQMDKVQAIDLSSNKFNSTIPDLRSCVSVRFLNLSHNSLQGPIPKSFGNLSSLQQLDVSSNLLSGEVPASLQQCNELKQLNLSFNQFSGSLPHGGIFDALTFDSLKGNKFCGTEGYLNCSSRTSRIAHRKEFILLLSIIASVLFTLIIFCTVAAKPFKGTALGLSRYPFDLISDHPRITYRELWEATGGFDQTRLIGSGGFGHVYKGTLRDGSFIAIKVLHQHDHNSSRIFNRECRVLKRVRHRNLMSIITTCSNPEFKAIVLTFMSKGSLEDYLHPRGDSETFLSLTEIVNICSDIAEGMAYLHSHAPVQVIHCDLKPSNILLDDDMTAIVSDFGIARLAYAAADRSAIVDSISTSTDTFLHGSVGYVAPEYGYGRQASAKGDVYSYGVIVLEMVTRKRPTDEMFDGGVSLINWVKYRYGSQLENVIDPSLVRELQQKIPEVKKIFEVAIMELIDLGLVCTQETASTRPSMISVADDLDKIKQYIHGDETATFTSSHGTSSTIKTGDDWLV; this is encoded by the exons ATGAATTATTCAAACCCTGCCAAAGTCCatatcctcctcttcttcctcttgtctGTTCTTCTTCTCAACCAACGCCTGCATCTCGACGCTGCAGATAACAATGACCGAGGTGCGCTTCTAGAATTCAAAAGAGGCCTGCAGGATTCAGATAGTGTGCTCAGCGACTGGAATAGTTCAGCTCAAATCTGTCTCTGGAAGGGCATTAGCTGTGGCAAGGGAGGGAGGGTAATTCGACTCCAACTCTATAACGCATCTTTGCATGGAACCATCTCGCCATTTCTATCCAATCTTTCTCAACTTCAAACCCTTGATCTATCACACAATTCCCTCCACGGTTCCATTCCTGATGAGATAGGTTCCTTATCCAACCTTGCTAGGCTTGATCTTAGTAGTAATCATTTGGGAAGTGAAATACCTACTTGTCTTGGCATGCTTGCAAATCTTGTTTACTTGAACCTTTGGGATAACCCACTAGGTGGAAATCTTTCCACCTATAAATTCCACAATTGGACTCGGTTAGAATTTTTGGACATCACCCATAGTAATTTGTACGGTCCAATTCCTCCACAGATGGGAAATCACCTTCAACGCCTGGAAATGCTTTTTCTTGGCGAAAACAATTTGACAGGGAGCATTCCATCTTCTCTCTCCAACATATCCAAGCTTCAACGACTTGATCTATCATTCAATTCCCTGTGCGGATCCATTCCTGCTGGGCTAGGGTTTTTGTCTAACCTCAGTAGACTTGGTCTCAGCAATAACAAACTGAAACAAGGAATACCAGATAATTTTGGCATGCTTTCGAAGTTAGTGTTTTTTGACCTTTCTGCAAATGAGCTCGATGGCTACCTTCCTACCTCCATTTTCTACAACTGTACCTTGTTGGAAACAATACACCTTTCTGATAATGCCTTCAGCGGTCCTATTCCTCCACAGATAGGATCTCATCTTCGTGCTCTACGAGAACTGCTACTTGCAAACAATAGTTTGACAGGAGCCTTTCCGCCTTCTCTCGCAAATGCAACAAGTCTCGAAAGAATATATCTTGACTATAACCACCTGAATGGTCCGTTGCCATCTGACATTATAGCACAGTTACCTGCCCTGGAGATACTGTTCATTTCTTACAATAATTTTTCTAGTGAGGAAAATCTTACCTACTTCTTGACTGcaatttcaaatttaactcaACTAATGGATCTTGGGGCAGGAGGACTTCACCTCAAAGGTAGACTTCCCTCAACATTTTGTCTCTTAGATAGTCTTTCCATAATCCTTCTGCAAGACAACAAACTAGATGGAACAATACCATCCAATATTTCAAATCTTCAAAACTTGACTTTCTTGAGACTTTCTGATAATCTATTAGAAGGCCCTATTCCAGTCGAACTGTTCCTCATCCGAAATTTAGAGAGGGTGTGGCTTTCCAGAAACAATCTAGATGGCCAAATTCCTTCTATTCCTGCTAATATCACGACTCGCCTTGGAGTTCTGGACATATCACAGAACCATCTTGACGGTAGAATACCATCATCTATATCAAATTTGCAAGCAATGAGGTTCTTGCAATTGTCTGAGAACTTCCTTGGGGGGCCAATACCTTCAAGCCTGGGTAGTATGAAACTGGAGCACCTAGACCTGTCCTACAACTATCTGTCTGGGCAACTGCCAGTACAAGTTGCAGCCTTGAGCACAATGACCTGGATCTTTAGTTTGTCACATAACTTGTTAGAAGGAGAACTTCCCAGGCAATTGAGCCAAATGGATAAGGTTCAAGCCATTGATCTGTCATCAAATAAATTCAATAGTACCATTCCTGACTTGAGAAGTTGTGTAAGTGTTAGGTTTTTGAATCTATCTCACAATTCACTTCAAGGGCCAATCCCAAAATCCTTTGGCAATCTTTCAAGCCTGCAGCAGTTGGATGTTTCCTCAAACCTCCTTTCTGGTGAAGTTCCTGCTTCACTGCAGCAGTGCAATGAACTAAAGCAGCTTAACCTGTCGTTCAACCAGTTTAGTGGCTCTCTGCCACATGGTGGTATATTTGATGCTTTGACCTTCGATTCACTCAAGGGAAATAAATTTTGCGGGACAGAAGGATATCTAAATTGCAGCTCAAGGACGAGTAGAATAGCACACAGGAAGGAGTTCATCCTATTGCTGAGTATCATTGCCTCAGTACTTTTCACTCTCATCATTTTCTGCACCGTAGCAGCCAAACCTTTCAAAGGTACAGCATTGGGTCTGAGTAGGTACCCTTTTGACTTGATTAGTGATCATCCAAGAATAACTTACAGAGAACTCTGGGAGGCCACAGGAGGATTTGATCAAACCAGATTGATAGGGTCTGGTGGCTTCGGACATGTTTACAAAGGCACACTAAGGGATGGAAGTTTCATTGCCATTAAGGTATTACATCAACATGACCACAAttcttctcggatattcaacagAGAGTGCCGAGTTTTGAAAAGAGTTCGACACAGAAACTTGATGAGCATCATCACAACTTGCAGCAATCCAGAATTCAAAGCTATAGTGCTAACTTTCATGAGTAAAGGTAGTCTAGAAGACTATCTGCACCCTAGAGGAGATTCAGAGACATTTCTGAGCCTGACTGAAATAGTGAACATTTGCAGTGATATAGCAGAGGGGATGGCATACTTGCACAGTCATGCACCGGTTCAGGTGATTCATTGTGATCTTAAACCAAGCAACATTCTCCTCGATGATGATATGACTGCAATAGTTTCAGATTTTGGCATTGCTAGACTGGCTTATGCAGCCGCAGATAGAAGTGCAATAGTCGATAGCATTTCTACTTCAACGGACACTTTTCTGCATGGGTCAGTTGGGTATGTTGCTCCAG AGTACGGGTATGGTAGACAAGCATCTGCAAAAGGGGATGTCTATAGCTATGGCGTTATTGTGCTGGAAATGGTCACTAGAAAAAGACCAACAGATGAAATGTTTGACGGGGGTGTGAGCTTAATCAATTGGGTGAAGTACCGGTATGGAAGTCAATTGGAGAAT